A portion of the Sphingobacterium spiritivorum genome contains these proteins:
- the argH gene encoding argininosuccinate lyase, with amino-acid sequence MKIWQKNIDVDSLVETFTVGNDRVMDLQLAEADVLGSLAHTRMLNSIDLMSDEDLAVVQKELKNIYREIREGNFQIEDSVEDVHSQVEMLLTQRIGEAGKKIHSGRSRNDQVLVDLKLYFRSEIQSIVQNTTHFFDQLLTLSEQYKQVLIPGYTHLQIAMPSSFGLWFGAYAESLVDDMELMKAAWKVCNKNPLGSAAGYGSSFPLNRTLTTELLGFEDLNYNVVYAQMGRGKTERILAQGMSAIAATLAKFAMDVTLYINQNFGFISFPAHLTTGSSIMPHKKNPDVFELIRSRCNKIQALPNEIALMTTNLPSGYHRDLQLLKENLFPAFKSLNECLEIATYMLANISVKENVLDDPKYDYLFSVEVVNNEVLKGVPFREAYKNIGLAIEEGTFQPSKEVNHTHEGSIGNLCNDHIRRMFEQVKADFGFEKVDNALQALVK; translated from the coding sequence ATGAAGATCTGGCAAAAAAATATTGATGTGGATTCCCTGGTAGAAACATTTACAGTAGGTAACGATCGCGTAATGGACTTGCAGCTGGCGGAAGCCGATGTATTGGGCTCATTAGCACACACACGTATGCTTAATAGTATAGATCTGATGTCAGATGAAGATCTAGCTGTCGTTCAGAAAGAACTTAAAAATATCTACCGTGAAATTCGGGAAGGTAATTTTCAAATTGAGGATTCAGTAGAAGATGTGCATTCTCAGGTAGAAATGCTGCTTACGCAAAGAATAGGTGAGGCCGGAAAAAAAATACATTCAGGAAGATCCCGAAATGATCAGGTTCTGGTAGACCTTAAATTATACTTCCGTTCGGAAATTCAAAGCATAGTGCAGAATACAACGCACTTTTTTGATCAGTTGCTTACGTTGAGTGAACAATACAAACAGGTATTGATTCCGGGCTATACACATTTACAGATTGCTATGCCTTCTTCCTTTGGACTTTGGTTTGGAGCATATGCAGAGAGTCTTGTAGACGATATGGAGCTGATGAAGGCAGCATGGAAGGTGTGTAATAAAAACCCGTTAGGATCTGCGGCCGGATACGGTTCATCTTTTCCATTGAATCGTACACTTACAACGGAGTTGCTGGGGTTTGAGGATCTTAACTATAATGTGGTGTATGCACAGATGGGGCGTGGCAAGACAGAACGTATCCTTGCTCAGGGTATGAGCGCAATTGCAGCAACCCTTGCCAAGTTTGCGATGGATGTAACACTATACATTAATCAAAATTTTGGTTTTATCTCCTTTCCTGCGCATCTGACTACAGGATCCAGTATTATGCCTCATAAGAAAAATCCGGATGTGTTCGAATTGATCCGTTCTCGTTGTAATAAGATACAGGCATTACCCAATGAAATTGCTTTGATGACCACCAATCTCCCGTCCGGGTATCACAGAGATCTGCAATTATTGAAAGAAAATCTTTTCCCGGCTTTTAAATCACTAAATGAATGTCTGGAAATCGCAACTTATATGTTAGCGAATATCTCAGTCAAAGAAAATGTATTGGATGATCCTAAATACGATTATTTATTTTCGGTAGAAGTGGTTAATAATGAGGTGTTAAAAGGTGTTCCATTTAGAGAAGCGTATAAAAATATTGGTTTGGCTATTGAAGAAGGAACTTTTCAACCTTCTAAGGAAGTAAATCATACCCATGAAGGAAGTATAGGTAATCTGTGTAATGACCATATAAGACGGATGTTTGAACAGGTCAAGGCTGATTTTGGTTTTGAAAAAGTGGATAACGCTTTGCAGGCGTTAGTAAAATAA
- a CDS encoding aldose epimerase family protein, with protein MIYQLPSSKNFESQLKDKNTHLFILKNARGMQVALSDYGARIVSILVPDQKGNLRDVALGFDSIQKYYEADEQYHGVTAGRFANRIANGKFEINGSSYTLDQNNGINSLHGGIEGFHRRVWDRRMNQESYVEFYYVSKDGEEGFPGNLSVVVSYSLTDENEIIIKYRAESDQDTVINLTNHTYFNLNGEGNGDILNHHLQINSSEYLAVDEHQIPNAVLPVEGTAFDFREFKTIAQDIAANDEQLIAAKGYDHCFVNAIPISSPCASVFSPASGIRMDVLTTEPGVQLYTGNWMTGNDIGKSGHKYLPYAGLCLETQHYPDSPNQLQFPTTLLKKGEVFTSETHFKFSIQK; from the coding sequence ATGATATATCAACTACCTTCCTCCAAAAATTTTGAAAGTCAACTTAAAGACAAAAACACGCATCTCTTCATCCTGAAAAATGCCAGAGGAATGCAAGTTGCTTTAAGTGATTATGGAGCACGTATAGTCAGCATTTTAGTTCCGGATCAAAAAGGAAATCTAAGAGACGTTGCACTGGGTTTTGATTCAATTCAGAAATATTATGAAGCAGACGAGCAGTATCACGGCGTTACAGCAGGCCGTTTTGCTAATCGCATTGCCAATGGCAAATTTGAAATAAACGGTTCTTCTTATACGTTGGATCAGAATAACGGGATCAACTCACTTCATGGTGGAATAGAAGGATTTCATCGCCGTGTGTGGGACAGAAGAATGAATCAGGAGTCATATGTGGAATTTTACTATGTTTCGAAAGACGGGGAAGAAGGTTTTCCCGGCAACCTGAGTGTTGTTGTCTCGTATTCTTTGACGGATGAGAATGAAATCATTATCAAGTATCGTGCAGAATCAGACCAGGATACTGTTATCAACCTCACCAATCATACATACTTCAATCTCAATGGCGAAGGTAATGGCGATATTCTTAATCATCACTTACAGATCAATTCCAGTGAATATCTTGCTGTAGATGAACATCAGATTCCAAATGCTGTCCTACCTGTTGAAGGCACTGCTTTTGACTTCAGAGAGTTCAAAACCATCGCACAGGATATAGCAGCAAATGATGAACAGCTAATTGCGGCCAAAGGCTATGACCATTGCTTTGTAAATGCTATTCCTATTTCAAGTCCATGTGCTTCTGTATTCTCACCTGCATCCGGAATACGAATGGATGTGCTGACAACAGAGCCGGGAGTACAGCTTTATACCGGTAACTGGATGACCGGAAATGATATCGGAAAATCCGGACACAAGTATTTACCGTATGCAGGGTTGTGTCTGGAGACTCAACACTATCCGGACAGCCCTAATCAACTGCAATTTCCGACTACCTTGCTGAAAAAAGGGGAAGTATTTACTTCAGAAACTCATTTTAAGTTTTCAATTCAAAAATAA
- a CDS encoding aromatic amino acid hydroxylase, whose protein sequence is MDTYNNPILEQLPAHLKKYVVPQQYERYTPVDQAIWRYVMRQNYAYLKDVAYYPYIPGLKKAGLTIEHIPDLQAMNDSLKQIGWGAATVDGFIPPSAFMEFQAHRVLVIAADIRQLEHIEYTPAPDIIHESSGHAPIIGEPEYAEYLQYFGEIGSKAMFSAQDFALYEAIRSLSIIKEKNSATSHEIEEAELHLKNVQENMGDPSEMTLLSRLHWWTVEYGLIGTPDVPKIYGAGLLSSIGESASCMRKEVPKLPYSLDALNYAYDITKPQPQLFVTPDFLHLRNVLDDFANTMAFRIGGKDSVDKAIACQNVCTVVYSSGLQVSGIFQKVSDDDTLFYIKSAGSTALSCQNKQLKGHGKNYHREGFGSPVGLLKGTNVALEDFTDEELVKYDIVEGKETVLTFDSGIEVRGLVQSVLRQNGKLILVSMAPCQVVEIESCQLYFDPEWGIYDMAVGKEIVSVYCGAADKDAFEQESTVSQTKTVHQVYDEQTLTLHQIYARIRKERESKSSSQTLKVLYAELSVRYPEDWLGLLEILEIAVKEQWEDLASSVEETLLKIQDKHVHLIKLIHDGIRLAKNDQVGILLTE, encoded by the coding sequence ATGGATACATACAATAATCCGATTTTGGAGCAGTTACCCGCACATCTTAAGAAATATGTTGTGCCTCAGCAATACGAAAGATACACACCCGTGGACCAGGCTATCTGGCGCTATGTTATGCGTCAAAATTATGCTTATCTTAAAGATGTAGCCTATTACCCTTACATTCCCGGGCTAAAAAAGGCCGGATTGACAATTGAACATATTCCGGATTTGCAGGCAATGAATGACAGTTTGAAACAAATAGGCTGGGGAGCTGCTACGGTAGACGGATTCATTCCGCCATCGGCGTTTATGGAATTTCAGGCACATCGCGTATTGGTAATTGCTGCGGATATCCGTCAGCTTGAGCATATTGAGTATACACCGGCTCCTGATATTATCCACGAATCATCGGGCCATGCACCTATTATAGGTGAGCCTGAGTATGCAGAATACTTGCAGTATTTTGGTGAGATAGGGTCGAAGGCTATGTTTTCTGCTCAGGATTTTGCTTTATATGAAGCGATCAGAAGTCTTTCCATCATTAAAGAAAAGAATAGTGCAACAAGTCATGAAATAGAAGAGGCCGAATTACACCTGAAAAATGTTCAGGAGAATATGGGTGATCCTTCTGAAATGACTTTACTGAGCCGACTGCACTGGTGGACGGTTGAATATGGCCTTATCGGAACTCCTGATGTTCCGAAAATTTACGGTGCCGGTTTGTTATCTTCAATAGGAGAAAGTGCTTCGTGTATGCGTAAAGAAGTTCCAAAATTACCTTATAGTCTGGATGCATTGAATTACGCATATGATATAACTAAGCCTCAGCCACAATTATTTGTCACTCCGGATTTTTTGCATCTGAGAAATGTATTGGATGATTTTGCCAATACAATGGCTTTCCGGATCGGAGGGAAGGATAGTGTGGATAAAGCCATTGCCTGTCAGAATGTATGTACGGTTGTATATAGTTCAGGATTGCAGGTTTCTGGAATATTCCAAAAGGTAAGCGATGATGATACGTTGTTCTATATTAAATCTGCAGGGTCTACAGCACTATCTTGTCAAAATAAACAATTGAAGGGGCATGGCAAGAACTACCATCGGGAAGGATTTGGTTCTCCTGTAGGACTTTTGAAAGGGACTAATGTCGCCTTAGAAGATTTTACAGATGAGGAATTGGTGAAGTATGATATTGTTGAAGGAAAGGAAACTGTCCTTACTTTTGATTCCGGTATAGAAGTGAGAGGTTTGGTTCAGTCTGTTCTTCGTCAGAATGGGAAACTGATTTTGGTGTCTATGGCGCCGTGTCAGGTAGTTGAGATCGAGAGCTGTCAACTGTATTTTGATCCGGAATGGGGTATATATGATATGGCTGTAGGTAAAGAAATTGTATCGGTTTATTGCGGTGCCGCAGATAAAGATGCATTTGAACAGGAATCTACGGTGTCCCAGACAAAAACTGTTCATCAGGTATATGATGAACAGACATTAACTTTACATCAGATCTATGCCCGTATCAGAAAAGAAAGGGAAAGCAAATCCTCATCACAAACCTTAAAAGTTCTGTATGCCGAACTTTCAGTCCGCTATCCGGAAGACTGGTTAGGACTTTTAGAAATCCTGGAAATAGCAGTTAAAGAACAATGGGAAGATCTTGCTTCTTCAGTAGAGGAGACACTTCTGAAAATACAGGATAAACATGTTCATCTTATCAAATTAATCCATGACGGAATACGACTAGCAAAAAATGATCAGGTGGGTATACTACTGACGGAGTAA
- a CDS encoding flavin reductase family protein, whose translation MSDIKTKVIDPIQQQAIFDNLIKYAIAPRPICFASTIDAAGQVNLSPFSYFNLMSHQPPVCIFSPLRRMRDGTTKHTLENIKEVNEVVVNIVNYDMVQQQSLASTEYAKGINEFEKSGFTALPSTHVRPPRVAESPVQLECKVKEIIALSDEPGAGNLVLAEVVCMHIHEDLLDSNNQVDQAKLDLVARLGGDWYCRVTEESLFKVPKPLRNLGIGIDQLPESIRFSSVLTGNHLGLLANVEVIPESHMEGSSSIDQDILSNLERWKDDPVRFQKEQHTHAARLLDSGELQKAWQILLLRQ comes from the coding sequence ATGTCCGATATCAAAACTAAAGTAATAGATCCCATCCAGCAACAGGCTATTTTTGATAACCTTATCAAATATGCCATTGCACCACGTCCCATTTGTTTTGCAAGTACAATAGATGCTGCAGGTCAGGTCAACCTCAGCCCCTTCAGCTATTTCAATTTAATGTCTCACCAACCTCCTGTCTGTATTTTTTCTCCTTTAAGAAGGATGCGGGACGGAACGACCAAGCATACACTTGAAAATATAAAAGAAGTAAATGAAGTTGTCGTCAATATTGTCAACTACGATATGGTACAGCAGCAATCACTTGCCAGTACAGAATATGCAAAGGGTATCAATGAATTTGAAAAATCCGGCTTTACAGCTTTGCCATCCACACATGTAAGACCTCCACGGGTTGCTGAATCCCCTGTACAGCTGGAGTGTAAGGTAAAAGAAATCATCGCACTGAGTGATGAGCCTGGAGCCGGGAATCTTGTACTGGCGGAAGTTGTATGTATGCATATTCACGAAGATTTATTAGACAGTAACAATCAGGTTGATCAGGCTAAACTGGATCTGGTTGCAAGATTGGGTGGTGACTGGTACTGTCGCGTAACAGAGGAAAGTTTATTTAAGGTTCCCAAGCCCCTGCGCAACCTTGGAATCGGAATAGATCAGCTACCGGAAAGCATACGTTTTTCTTCTGTTCTCACAGGCAATCATCTGGGTTTGCTGGCAAATGTCGAAGTAATACCGGAATCTCACATGGAAGGTAGCTCTTCAATCGATCAGGATATCCTGTCCAATCTGGAAAGATGGAAAGATGATCCTGTCAGATTCCAAAAGGAGCAACATACGCATGCAGCTAGATTACTGGACAGCGGAGAACTTCAGAAAGCCTGGCAGATCCTGTTACTCCGTCAGTAG